TGCCGCAGCTCTGTCAGCCTATTACTACCTGAAACGAAACTTCGATTACTTCGAGAAGCGAGGAATCCCGTATAAGAAGCCACTGCCTCTGTTCGGAAACGCAGCGAGGGTAGTGTTCAAAAGAGTGTCGTTTGCCCAGGAGGTCATAGATCTGTACAACATGAATCGCGATGCCAAATACGTAGGCTACTACGAATTTATGAAGCCGATGATAATGGTACGCGATGTCGAGCTAGCGAGGGAAATCATGGTGAAGCACTTTGAGCATTTCCAAGATCACCGTGGCTTTCAAAACGGCGACACGGACATTGTGTTCAGCAAGAATCTTGTCGCCCTTCGCGGGGAGAGATGGAAGGAAGTCAGAAACGTGCTCACCCCCGTGTTCACCTCCAGCAAGATGAAGGCCATGTTCCAACTGATGAGCGAGTGTGCCGAGAGATATGGGGACACCCTGTCGAATCTAACCGAGAAGGAAAGAGTCCTCGACTTGAAGGAAATAGTGACCAGGTACGTGAACTTTCTGCATGCCTAAAACTAAAGAAGAGAATGGCGGGCAGGGATTTGTATTCTTCCGGTGTACGTATGTAATAAGAAATATAGGTTGAAATGGGGAGTCACTTGGTACTTGATGCTTACAGTATTTTCTGTCTACAAGTCTCCGATTCGATTCCGACGATGGGTCTATAGACAGATTGTAGCCACGATTCTGAGGAATCTGAGGTGAAGCacacgagagtgagagaaactgagagcgagtcagaaggaATGTCAGCGATAAGCGGCAAGGACCTGAACGCGACGAACTCGCCCACTCTGCGAATTCTTTGTattggtggggatagcgaccgGTTTATTCTAGACAGAAAATTGTATTCGAcagaaaatactgtatttacACGTAGACACGTGATGGAAGCTCATTAGGATACATGTGTCGCGCAAGTTGCCGGAGTGCAAAGCATGCGGATGATCGCACTGCCGATTGTAAAAGAAAAGGGGTCTACACGATCTCGTTTGAGTTAGCAATTGACAAGTGCCTAAGATTTCGTTACGCAAATATTACTTTAATCACGCTTTCAATTCTCTATTCACAAGGTGCGCTAACGACACAATAGCGACCTGCGCGTTCGGGATCACCCTGGACACCATGGCCGATCCGAAGAACAAGTTCTACGTTTATGGTAGAGAGATTATGGACTTCGGGACATGGAGATTTCTTAAGTTTTTTCTAGGACAACATGCGCCTCGACTCTCCAACATGCTCTGTGTGAAGCTCGTCAGACCTGAAATCGATACTTTCTATAAGGAAGTAGTGGCAAGCACCATAAATGCCAGAAAGGAGAAGGGAATATATCGACCCGATCTGATCCAGATACTGATGGAAGCGAGCAACAAACTGGGCCCAGGCAAAGAGTTAACCACCGATGATATGGCAGGCAATGCTTCCCTCTTCCTCGCAGGCGGTTTGGAGAACGTCGCTAATTTGACATGCTTCGCGGCTTACGAGATCGCACTGAACAAGGGGGTGCAGGAGCGACTGCAGGGTGAGATCGATGGGGTGCTGGAGCAGTGCAACGGAAAAGTTACCTATGACGCGATCAACAACATGAATTACCTTAATGCTGTGCTACACGAGACGATGAGAATGTATCCTGTCCTTATAATGACGGACAGGGCGTGCACGAAGCGATTCGAGCTACCACCACCGTTACCAGGAGGTAAGCCGGTCGTCGTCGAGGAGGGTGCCATCCTACAGATACCTATTTACGCGATCCAGCGTGACCCACGATACTTTAACGATCCCGACACGTTCAATCCTAATCGATACGACAGCGACTTCAGAAAGGTCCAGAACTCTAGCACGTTTCTGACCTTCGGTCAGGGCCCGAGGGTGTGCATCGCGAACAGGTTTGCTATGATGCAGACGAAAGTGTTGCTGTTCTATATGTTCGCCAAATGTACCTTGAAGTCTTGCTCGAAGACAGTTGTGCCGATGCAATTCAAGAAGACGATTACCCTCTTGTCTGAGAACGGGTTTTGGTTCGAGGTGGTGTCCAGAGAGAAGTCTCGTAGTGTATGTAACGAGTCTGAGAGCGGGGGAGGTGCCTAGGCACGAAGAAATTGGACGAAGAAGAAGATCTATGAGCGATAGCTGTTTCAAGTGAGCAACGTCTGAGCTTTTAAGTCCATAAGGTATATGGATTTATTTCGTTTGAACTGAAATTGCTCGGCTCTAAGAGATAAGATTCTCTGTAAAACTTTTCGCTTGCGAATAGTATACTGAAAATTCATGTCTGGTGGAAAATAATGTTATATCTGTGAGAATATGTAACGAGAAATGTAAAAAGTCTTTGTTATTACTGTTATTTGAAATGAGTAAAGATATCGCCAGAACTTCTTTGACATTGACCTTGTAAGTGTGTTATCTTCTTCGGGTAGGCATGCCTCGCGGCAAGTCTCGCGACGTAGCGCGAGAGAGTGCGAGTATGTGTAGGACTAGCGGCGCGGTATGTGTAGGAGTTACCCCTCACTCGCACTGACTGGCTAATATATCTGACCCCGACCTTAGGTAATTGAGAACTGTATTTCTTGAGCTGTTATAAACAAGGACGTACCACTAAGGCTGCCCATACATCTCTTCTCTATTTATCTTCCCTACATAGTATAAAATCTATAAAATAAAGTCCCCGGTAGGCGTCTGGTTGTTTGTTCGGGCTAATCTGTAGAACCACTGGACGGATTGTGATACGGTTTTCGCCATTTTATAGAGCACTTCTGGAGGAaggtttaaatgtttttaacatTCATCTATAACAAGTGGAAGCCGAGCAGTGATGATCAGAGTTGTCATACGTACATAGGGAATTAATGGCGGCGTAGGGAAGACGGAGTAGGGAGTAGTAGAACACCTACAATAATAATGGTATATTTGCATTGGTGACGCGGTGACGTACCACAGTTTTATTCATCGCATGGCGTGCACAAGTCGTATTAGTGTACATGTATAGGTCTGCATATATTTGTGGCGTCACATAGTCCCGTCGAGAGGGAATTCATCCGGCAACCCACCCACCAAGTAGCTCCCACAGTAAATGTGTCTGTTCTCGCGTCAAAACGTCTCTGTTTGAGGAGCTCTTTAATTCTAATTTATTGTATTAAAACGTATTTTTCAGCGCGACTCCTTTGATTTGGTCAAACTTAATTAATTTCTTGGTCATAGTCATAAGCATTTTAGTTATTGAGCTTTTGTTaccaacaggcgttcgaaaattctgcgtctctccgttaaacagtcactgtctcgaaacatctgcgccagttctcgctctttgatttgctctccggagacgttactttgtgccatctctttcgacggcatgttctcctgttacaaagcccagttttgtgcattctgaaaattttcgccagattttggccc
Above is a genomic segment from Andrena cerasifolii isolate SP2316 chromosome 12, iyAndCera1_principal, whole genome shotgun sequence containing:
- the LOC143375353 gene encoding cytochrome P450 9e2-like isoform X1, translated to METWSVVLALVAAALSAYYYLKRNFDYFEKRGIPYKKPLPLFGNAARVVFKRVSFAQEVIDLYNMNRDAKYVGYYEFMKPMIMVRDVELAREIMVKHFEHFQDHRGFQNGDTDIVFSKNLVALRGERWKEVRNVLTPVFTSSKMKAMFQLMSECAERYGDTLSNLTEKERVLDLKEIVTRCANDTIATCAFGITLDTMADPKNKFYVYGREIMDFGTWRFLKFFLGQHAPRLSNMLCVKLVRPEIDTFYKEVVASTINARKEKGIYRPDLIQILMEASNKLGPGKELTTDDMAGNASLFLAGGLENVANLTCFAAYEIALNKGVQERLQGEIDGVLEQCNGKVTYDAINNMNYLNAVLHETMRMYPVLIMTDRACTKRFELPPPLPGGKPVVVEEGAILQIPIYAIQRDPRYFNDPDTFNPNRYDSDFRKVQNSSTFLTFGQGPRVCIANRFAMMQTKVLLFYMFAKCTLKSCSKTVVPMQFKKTITLLSENGFWFEVVSREKSRSVCNESESGGGA